A region from the Ralstonia pickettii genome encodes:
- a CDS encoding carboxymuconolactone decarboxylase family protein yields the protein MSEQDKQAGRARRAQVMGDAFVERAMSGLDAFSAPLQDWLNEHAWGSTWQREGIDLKTRSLCTCAMLAALGRSTELKGHVRGALNNGATAVEIREVLLHSAIYAGAPAAIEAFRSAREVLNELGIEIEEAR from the coding sequence GTGTCGGAGCAAGACAAGCAGGCCGGACGCGCACGCCGGGCGCAGGTGATGGGCGACGCATTCGTGGAACGGGCGATGAGCGGGCTGGATGCCTTCTCGGCGCCGCTGCAAGACTGGCTGAACGAGCACGCCTGGGGCAGCACGTGGCAGCGTGAGGGCATCGACCTCAAGACGCGCAGCCTCTGCACCTGCGCGATGCTGGCCGCGCTGGGCCGCAGCACTGAACTGAAGGGCCATGTGCGGGGCGCCCTCAACAACGGCGCAACGGCGGTGGAGATCCGCGAAGTGCTGCTGCATAGCGCCATCTATGCCGGCGCACCGGCTGCCATTGAGGCGTTTCGTTCGGCGCGTGAGGTGCTCAACGAACTCGGTATCGAGATCGAAGAGGCACGCTAG
- a CDS encoding alpha/beta fold hydrolase codes for MDAFDDDLTEFAAHGAKPLPAPAAQGYVEHDGARIWYATFGTGRPVILMHGGLGHSGNWGYQVPALMTAGYRPIVIDSRGHGRSTRDAQPYAYTRMASDVRAVMNMLRIDCAPFIGWSDGACVALTLAMQTPERVMGVFFFGCNMDPSGAKPFEPTPVIDRCFARHRKDYTALSSTPDDFDAFVAAVTEMMQTQPNATAAELAATRVPVTIAHSEHDEFIRPEHAHYLARTIPDARFVLLPGVSHFAPLQKPALFNDAVLAFLHGLPPL; via the coding sequence ATGGATGCCTTCGACGACGATCTGACGGAGTTTGCAGCCCACGGGGCTAAACCGCTGCCGGCCCCCGCTGCGCAAGGGTATGTCGAGCACGATGGCGCCCGCATCTGGTATGCGACCTTCGGCACCGGCAGGCCGGTCATCCTGATGCATGGCGGGCTGGGCCACAGCGGCAACTGGGGGTATCAGGTGCCGGCACTCATGACTGCCGGCTATCGGCCCATCGTCATCGACAGCCGCGGACACGGCCGCAGCACACGCGATGCGCAACCTTATGCCTACACACGCATGGCGTCTGACGTGCGCGCCGTCATGAATATGCTGCGCATCGACTGCGCGCCGTTCATCGGCTGGAGCGATGGTGCTTGCGTTGCGCTCACCCTGGCCATGCAGACACCGGAACGCGTTATGGGCGTGTTCTTCTTTGGCTGCAACATGGACCCAAGTGGCGCCAAGCCTTTTGAACCGACGCCCGTCATCGATCGCTGTTTTGCGCGCCACCGAAAGGATTACACCGCGCTCTCATCCACGCCCGACGATTTCGATGCATTCGTCGCGGCCGTCACCGAAATGATGCAGACGCAGCCGAACGCAACGGCCGCGGAGCTGGCGGCGACGCGCGTGCCCGTGACGATCGCACACAGCGAACACGACGAGTTCATCCGCCCCGAACACGCCCACTATCTGGCGCGGACCATCCCAGATGCCCGGTTCGTATTGCTGCCGGGCGTGAGCCATTTCGCCCCATTGCAGAAGCCCGCGTTGTTCAACGACGCCGTGCTCGCATTTCTGCACGGGCTTCCTCCGCTGTAG
- a CDS encoding acyl-CoA thioesterase yields the protein MNTQSHQLSMTVLMTPDMANFSGNVHGGHILKFLDQVAYACASRYAGRYVVTLSVDQVVFRQPIHVGELVTFLASVNYTGRTSMEIGIKVVTENIRNQVVRHTNSCYFTMVAVDDDGKPADVPPLMPANAEEKERFEAAQQRRALRQEMEARHKAIKATYSPPVANN from the coding sequence ATGAATACGCAATCCCACCAGCTCAGCATGACCGTGCTGATGACGCCCGACATGGCCAATTTTTCCGGCAACGTGCACGGCGGCCACATCCTCAAGTTTCTCGATCAGGTTGCGTATGCATGCGCGAGCCGCTATGCCGGCCGCTATGTGGTCACGCTGTCGGTGGACCAGGTAGTGTTCCGCCAGCCGATTCACGTGGGTGAACTGGTGACGTTCCTGGCGTCGGTCAACTACACCGGCCGCACGTCGATGGAAATCGGCATCAAGGTGGTCACGGAGAACATCCGCAACCAGGTCGTGCGCCATACCAACAGCTGCTATTTCACGATGGTGGCTGTCGATGACGACGGCAAACCGGCCGACGTACCGCCGCTGATGCCCGCCAACGCAGAGGAAAAGGAACGCTTTGAAGCCGCGCAGCAGCGCCGCGCCCTGCGCCAGGAAATGGAAGCCCGGCACAAGGCCATCAAAGCAACGTACAGCCCGCCCGTCGCGAACAATTAA
- a CDS encoding DUF2946 family protein, whose product MHRLLTRLLLWLVVLALPLQGFAATAMMARGGAMDDAAVVMVAPEDGAVISGACHEHEDAMTSGAESKAPAQSHCKTCPICATCSLGSVVPLAASLGVPLIKLPAAAPRGLAVSFRSFIPEALQRPPSIRV is encoded by the coding sequence ATGCACCGCTTGCTGACCCGCCTCCTGCTCTGGCTGGTCGTCCTGGCACTGCCCCTGCAAGGGTTTGCCGCGACGGCCATGATGGCGCGCGGCGGTGCAATGGACGATGCGGCGGTTGTCATGGTCGCGCCGGAGGACGGTGCCGTCATTTCCGGTGCCTGCCATGAGCACGAAGACGCCATGACTTCCGGCGCCGAGTCGAAAGCGCCGGCACAGTCGCACTGCAAGACCTGCCCGATCTGCGCGACGTGTTCGCTCGGTTCGGTCGTCCCCCTGGCCGCCAGTCTTGGTGTGCCGCTGATCAAGCTGCCGGCCGCTGCGCCGCGTGGCCTCGCCGTTTCCTTCCGCAGCTTCATTCCCGAAGCGCTTCAACGTCCACCCTCGATTCGCGTTTGA
- a CDS encoding TolC family protein, whose amino-acid sequence MLKPSTCRLVLWALAATLLLGGCATITQDSGFKTVADVARERLGKDATWQRSPEARDSAAQRTRELLAQPLTMDTAVQIALLNNRGLQASYAELGLSEAALVQASRLPNPGFSFKRTRRGGDLSIERTFSLSFLNLLTLPMATRIEGRYFEQTKLLVANRMLQVAAETRRAYVNAVAAEQSARYAEQVQQAAEAGAEFAKRLASAGNFSKLDRAREHAFYAEATATLARARQQAQAEREALIRLLGVWGADTDFKLPERLPDLPKDRPELQQIEAYALRNRLDIQAGKLQVEGLASSLGLTQATRFINVLDLGYVRNSKSNEPRETGYEISIEIPLFDWGGARVARAQSIYMQAADQLADTAVRARSEVRESYVRYQTAYDLTRHYRDEVVPVRKRISDEMLLRYNGMLVSVFELLADAREQVNAVNGYIDALRDYWITQTDLQMALGGKLPTAEANAATTAPNPPQGH is encoded by the coding sequence GTGCTCAAACCATCCACATGCCGCCTTGTCCTGTGGGCGCTGGCCGCCACGCTGCTGCTGGGCGGCTGCGCCACCATCACGCAAGACAGCGGCTTCAAGACCGTTGCCGATGTGGCGCGCGAAAGGCTCGGGAAAGACGCCACGTGGCAGCGTTCACCGGAAGCACGCGACAGCGCCGCGCAACGCACGCGCGAGCTGCTCGCCCAGCCCCTGACGATGGACACTGCCGTGCAGATCGCACTGCTGAACAACCGTGGTCTGCAGGCTTCGTATGCGGAGCTGGGCTTGTCCGAAGCCGCGCTCGTGCAGGCCAGCCGCTTGCCGAATCCCGGTTTCAGTTTCAAGCGCACGCGCCGCGGCGGCGACTTGTCGATCGAGCGCACGTTCTCGCTGTCGTTCCTGAACCTGCTGACGTTGCCGATGGCCACGCGCATCGAAGGCCGTTACTTCGAGCAGACCAAGTTGCTGGTCGCCAACCGGATGCTGCAGGTGGCCGCAGAGACACGCCGCGCATACGTCAATGCCGTCGCTGCGGAGCAATCTGCGCGCTATGCCGAGCAGGTTCAGCAAGCCGCCGAAGCCGGGGCCGAGTTCGCCAAGCGCCTGGCGTCTGCGGGCAACTTCAGCAAGCTGGATCGCGCGCGTGAGCACGCTTTCTATGCAGAGGCCACCGCCACCTTGGCGCGCGCGCGCCAGCAGGCGCAGGCCGAGCGCGAAGCGTTGATCCGCCTGCTGGGTGTATGGGGCGCAGATACCGACTTCAAGCTGCCGGAACGGCTGCCCGACCTGCCGAAGGATCGCCCTGAACTGCAGCAGATCGAGGCCTATGCGCTGCGCAACCGGCTCGATATCCAGGCCGGCAAGTTGCAGGTCGAGGGGTTGGCATCGTCGCTGGGGCTCACGCAGGCTACGCGCTTCATCAACGTGCTCGACCTCGGCTACGTGCGCAACAGCAAATCCAACGAACCACGCGAAACGGGTTACGAGATCAGCATCGAGATCCCGCTGTTCGACTGGGGCGGCGCCCGCGTGGCACGTGCGCAGTCGATCTACATGCAGGCCGCCGATCAGCTTGCCGACACGGCTGTGCGTGCGCGTTCCGAAGTGCGCGAATCGTACGTGCGCTACCAGACCGCATACGACCTCACGCGCCACTACCGCGACGAGGTCGTACCCGTGCGCAAGCGCATCTCCGACGAGATGCTGCTGCGCTACAACGGCATGCTCGTGAGTGTGTTCGAACTGCTGGCCGATGCGCGCGAGCAGGTGAATGCCGTGAACGGCTACATCGACGCGCTGCGCGATTACTGGATTACACAGACCGACCTGCAGATGGCGCTGGGCGGCAAGCTGCCGACGGCTGAAGCGAATGCGGCCACCACAGCGCCGAACCCTCCTCAAGGACATTGA
- a CDS encoding copper oxidase produces MVSRRQFLGGTGAAMLGAAMVSRAGAASLPEAPLQTKPATQPPLAPPNGRPYNPVVTLNGWTLPWRMRGGWKEFHLVAEPVEREFAPGMTGHLWGYNGQSPGPTIECVEGDRVRIFVTNKLPEHTTVHWHGMILPAGMDGVGGLSQPHIPPGKTFVYGFEMKKSGTFMYHPHSDEMVQMAMGMMGLIVVHPKDLAQHRVDRDFVFLLAAYDIDPGSYTPRVAQMTDFNMWTWNSRVFPGIDPLPVRLGDRVRIRMGNLTMTNHPMHLHGHTFEVAGTDGGWVQPSARWPEVTTDIAVGQMRAIEFIADNPGDWAFHCHKSHHTMNAMGHNVPTMIGVQQKDLAKKMNALVPDYMGMGQAGMADMGEMEMPLPNNTLPMMTGQGPFGAIEMGGMFTVMKVRRDLPRNSYADPGWYKHPKGTVAYEYTGTGIDD; encoded by the coding sequence ATGGTTTCCCGACGTCAATTTCTCGGCGGCACGGGCGCGGCCATGCTGGGCGCAGCGATGGTCTCGCGCGCTGGCGCGGCCTCGCTGCCCGAAGCACCGCTGCAAACGAAGCCCGCCACGCAACCGCCCCTTGCGCCGCCCAACGGCCGGCCCTACAACCCCGTCGTGACCCTCAACGGTTGGACGCTGCCATGGCGCATGCGCGGTGGCTGGAAGGAGTTCCACCTCGTGGCCGAACCGGTCGAGCGCGAATTCGCGCCCGGCATGACGGGCCACCTCTGGGGCTACAACGGCCAGAGCCCCGGCCCGACGATCGAATGCGTGGAAGGCGATCGCGTGCGCATCTTTGTCACCAACAAGCTACCCGAGCACACCACGGTGCACTGGCACGGCATGATCCTGCCCGCCGGCATGGACGGTGTGGGTGGCCTTTCGCAGCCGCACATTCCACCGGGCAAGACCTTCGTCTACGGGTTCGAGATGAAGAAGTCCGGCACCTTCATGTACCACCCGCATTCCGACGAGATGGTGCAAATGGCGATGGGCATGATGGGCTTGATCGTCGTGCATCCGAAAGACCTGGCGCAGCACCGTGTCGACCGCGATTTTGTCTTCCTGCTTGCCGCGTACGACATCGACCCCGGCTCCTACACGCCGCGCGTGGCGCAGATGACCGACTTCAACATGTGGACGTGGAACAGCCGCGTCTTTCCCGGCATCGACCCATTGCCGGTGCGTCTGGGCGACCGCGTGCGCATCCGCATGGGCAACCTCACGATGACGAACCACCCGATGCACCTGCATGGCCACACCTTCGAAGTGGCCGGCACAGACGGCGGCTGGGTTCAGCCCAGCGCGCGCTGGCCGGAGGTGACGACGGACATTGCCGTGGGCCAGATGCGCGCCATCGAGTTCATCGCAGACAACCCCGGCGATTGGGCCTTCCACTGCCACAAGTCGCACCACACGATGAACGCGATGGGGCACAACGTGCCGACCATGATCGGCGTGCAGCAGAAAGACCTCGCCAAGAAAATGAACGCGCTGGTGCCCGACTACATGGGCATGGGCCAGGCCGGCATGGCCGACATGGGCGAGATGGAAATGCCTCTGCCCAACAACACGCTGCCCATGATGACGGGGCAGGGCCCGTTCGGCGCCATTGAAATGGGCGGCATGTTCACGGTGATGAAGGTGCGCCGAGATCTGCCGCGCAACAGTTATGCGGACCCCGGTTGGTACAAGCACCCCAAGGGCACCGTCGCCTACGAATACACCGGCACCGGCATCGACGACTGA
- a CDS encoding cupredoxin domain-containing protein has protein sequence MQRNLIRSTFLAALMSMAAIVNASGNHAGGHDHSDAAIGEPGDATRITRTVHVDMTDTMRFTPAQITVQRGETIRFEVINSGQVRHEMTLGTPADLVAHAEQMRKHPEMEHADANAVTVDPGQRGEIVWHFSRTGPVEFACLQPGHFEAGMRGAVQVRGNKS, from the coding sequence ATGCAACGCAATCTGATCCGTTCCACCTTCCTGGCCGCGCTGATGTCCATGGCCGCCATCGTCAACGCCTCCGGCAATCACGCCGGCGGGCATGACCACAGCGATGCCGCCATCGGTGAACCCGGCGACGCGACCCGCATCACGCGCACGGTGCACGTCGACATGACCGACACCATGCGCTTCACCCCCGCGCAGATCACCGTTCAGCGCGGCGAGACCATCCGCTTCGAAGTCATCAACAGCGGGCAGGTGCGGCATGAGATGACGCTGGGCACGCCGGCCGATCTCGTTGCCCACGCCGAGCAGATGCGCAAGCACCCCGAGATGGAGCACGCCGACGCCAACGCCGTCACCGTTGACCCGGGCCAGCGCGGCGAGATCGTCTGGCACTTCTCGCGCACCGGCCCGGTGGAGTTTGCGTGTCTGCAGCCGGGGCATTTCGAGGCCGGCATGCGCGGCGCCGTGCAAGTGCGCGGCAACAAGTCCTGA
- a CDS encoding copper-binding protein has product MFRHALMLTALLAGAPFVHAAEDAAFASAATAAAPMSDGEIKKIDTAAGKLTIKHGPLNNLGMEPMTMVFRVQDPAMLGKVQVGSKVRFVAEKVNGALTVTALEIQ; this is encoded by the coding sequence ATGTTTCGTCACGCCCTGATGCTGACCGCGCTGCTGGCCGGCGCGCCGTTCGTCCACGCAGCGGAAGACGCTGCCTTTGCGTCTGCGGCCACCGCTGCCGCCCCCATGTCAGATGGCGAGATCAAGAAGATCGACACCGCTGCGGGCAAGCTGACCATCAAGCATGGTCCCCTCAACAACCTTGGCATGGAGCCGATGACGATGGTCTTTCGCGTCCAGGATCCGGCCATGCTTGGCAAAGTGCAGGTTGGCAGCAAAGTTCGGTTTGTTGCGGAGAAAGTGAATGGCGCACTGACCGTGACGGCCCTGGAGATTCAGTAA
- a CDS encoding glycosyl transferase family 90, with protein MVYAPLHLHVGASNFSPEKQRPEVYFCGIFWFMRHLTYRLSRVSARKFWYYFSNASSHFLARATKNGRAEAILKKKSDQRRMQDVFDRLSYYNSVSETFDPSKNAVEYSKFLLKSSTSTIVNKNCEIGSTYFYDLVDLMDYFGPGYSFDYDCGDVTAEPNHPAFVKSRPIKTSPHNGILLKLDAIRHFSLARDTIAFHDKKPMAVFRGPCHQEHRKAFVERCHDLPNVNIGDTRKSEIGKATYKSPMTIAEQLRYQFIVSVEGNDVATNLKWIMASNSLCFMRRPRYETWFMEGRLIPEVHYVLLKDDYSDLQEKMDHYRKYPGDALAIVRNANRWVAQFLNRDQERLLGLMVIAKYFRLSGQQAFW; from the coding sequence GTGGTTTATGCGCCACTTCATCTGCACGTTGGGGCTTCAAATTTTTCACCCGAAAAGCAGCGCCCCGAAGTTTATTTTTGCGGCATCTTTTGGTTCATGCGTCATCTCACGTACCGTTTGAGCAGGGTCTCTGCAAGAAAATTCTGGTATTACTTTTCGAATGCCTCCAGCCATTTTCTCGCCCGTGCTACAAAAAATGGAAGAGCTGAAGCGATTCTGAAAAAGAAAAGCGATCAGCGGCGTATGCAGGACGTCTTTGATCGATTGAGTTATTACAACTCCGTTTCTGAAACATTCGACCCCAGCAAGAATGCCGTGGAGTATTCAAAGTTCTTGTTGAAATCCTCCACCAGCACCATTGTCAACAAAAATTGTGAAATAGGGAGCACCTATTTCTATGATCTCGTTGATCTGATGGATTATTTTGGCCCGGGCTACAGCTTTGACTACGACTGCGGGGACGTGACCGCTGAGCCGAACCACCCGGCGTTCGTAAAGAGCCGGCCGATCAAGACTAGCCCCCATAACGGGATTCTGCTGAAGCTCGACGCCATCCGGCATTTTTCGCTGGCACGCGACACGATCGCCTTCCACGACAAGAAGCCCATGGCGGTTTTCCGCGGTCCTTGCCATCAGGAGCATCGCAAAGCGTTTGTTGAGCGATGCCACGACCTTCCAAACGTCAATATCGGCGATACTCGGAAATCGGAGATTGGGAAGGCGACTTACAAATCGCCCATGACGATTGCGGAGCAATTGCGATATCAATTCATTGTCAGCGTCGAGGGGAACGACGTTGCAACGAATTTGAAATGGATCATGGCGTCCAATTCGCTTTGCTTCATGCGGCGGCCCCGATATGAGACGTGGTTCATGGAGGGGAGGCTGATCCCGGAAGTCCATTATGTTCTGCTGAAGGATGATTATTCCGACCTCCAGGAGAAAATGGACCATTACCGGAAATACCCGGGCGATGCGCTCGCCATCGTCCGTAACGCCAATCGGTGGGTGGCGCAGTTCCTGAACCGTGACCAGGAGCGCCTGCTCGGTTTGATGGTGATCGCGAAGTATTTCCGATTGTCCGGCCAGCAGGCGTTTTGGTAA
- a CDS encoding phytanoyl-CoA dioxygenase family protein → MSASAPTAAQVHPLSDDQQAFFKEHGYVVLRGFASQQVSAALLAAAQDGLGRPAAPVELETDVGYAGAPLSREAEGGQTVRRLLDADSRGTPYTEWARDPRVAAAIAQLIGGPVHLSLAHHNCVMTKHPAFGTATHWHRDSRYWSFARNELVSSWLALVEETVDNGCLWVIPGSHNLDLPADRFDAKLFLRQELPENRALIDTARPVPLLPGDVLLFHCNTFHAARANQTGAVKFSAVFTYYGPNNHPLPGTRSSARPDPLVG, encoded by the coding sequence ATGTCTGCGTCTGCCCCCACCGCCGCCCAGGTACACCCGCTTTCCGACGATCAGCAAGCCTTTTTCAAAGAGCACGGCTACGTCGTGTTGCGCGGCTTCGCCAGCCAGCAAGTGAGCGCCGCGTTGCTTGCAGCCGCGCAGGACGGGCTGGGCCGCCCGGCGGCACCTGTGGAGCTGGAGACTGACGTCGGCTATGCCGGCGCACCCCTCTCGCGCGAGGCCGAGGGCGGCCAGACGGTGCGCCGCCTGCTCGACGCCGATTCGCGCGGCACGCCTTATACGGAGTGGGCACGCGACCCGCGCGTGGCCGCCGCGATCGCGCAACTGATCGGTGGCCCCGTCCACCTTTCGCTCGCGCACCACAATTGCGTGATGACCAAACACCCGGCGTTTGGCACCGCCACACATTGGCACCGCGACAGCCGTTATTGGTCGTTCGCACGGAACGAACTCGTGTCGTCATGGCTGGCCCTGGTGGAGGAGACGGTCGACAACGGTTGTCTGTGGGTCATTCCGGGCAGCCACAACCTTGACCTGCCCGCCGACCGGTTCGACGCCAAGCTGTTCCTGCGCCAGGAATTGCCGGAGAACCGGGCGCTGATCGACACCGCGCGTCCCGTGCCGCTGCTGCCCGGTGATGTACTGCTGTTCCACTGCAACACCTTCCACGCCGCACGTGCCAACCAAACGGGCGCGGTCAAATTCTCTGCAGTGTTTACGTATTACGGCCCGAATAACCATCCCCTGCCAGGAACGCGTTCGTCGGCGCGGCCTGATCCGCTGGTCGGTTGA
- a CDS encoding DUF2141 domain-containing protein — protein MTALFSLPRIAVPLLVTTLAASASAATLTVVVEGAQGRQGAVRAAMFRDAAGWLKADSAVRADIAALDSVSGSNVTFVYPDLPAGRYALSVFHDANNDGKLGTNPAGIPIEPYGFSRDARGRFGPPAFDDAAIDVQGDQRVTIYLH, from the coding sequence ATGACTGCCCTGTTTTCTCTACCGCGCATTGCGGTGCCCCTGCTCGTGACGACGCTCGCGGCGAGCGCTTCCGCCGCGACCCTGACCGTGGTGGTGGAGGGCGCACAAGGGCGCCAAGGCGCGGTACGCGCCGCGATGTTCCGCGACGCCGCGGGCTGGCTGAAGGCCGATTCGGCCGTCCGCGCTGACATTGCCGCGCTCGATAGCGTATCGGGCAGCAACGTCACCTTCGTGTATCCAGATCTGCCGGCGGGGCGCTACGCGTTGTCGGTCTTTCATGACGCGAATAACGACGGCAAACTTGGCACCAACCCGGCCGGCATTCCCATCGAGCCCTACGGTTTCAGCCGCGATGCACGTGGCCGCTTCGGTCCGCCCGCATTTGACGACGCCGCCATCGACGTGCAGGGCGACCAGCGCGTGACGATCTACCTGCACTGA
- a CDS encoding carotenoid oxygenase family protein — MQRRSFLAALGAAPFGLTLTDVMAATPDPWAAGFAAARAQTPWLAGYQGVGADMPTRAAKVDGVFPPALRGAFYRNGPARHEIGGVRYHHLFDGDGLIQRYDISEQGVTHRGVFVRTDKFVADTTAGRPLRATFGTASPDMEPATSPDSINVANTSLVMHGDEMLALWEGGSATRVDPDSLRTLGVQTWRDDYKGMPFSAHPKVEPDGTLWNFGVSSAAGLLTVYCVGADGALKRVESIKVPNMAMVHDFAVTQRHLVFLLPPFVYDVERSHAGMSFLDSHVWRPQLGMRVLVLDKDDVTRMRWLELPAGFVFHLGNAWSSPDGQEIHLDYIRSDDASVVTTSLRELMRGQIRPSPGARYTQVQLNLRTGRAEQFSTAHVAEFPKIDTRRTAQRHRALFMVAHTAPSSDGGPQALHSFDTVMRVDTESGQAEQYRFGHCTLVEEHVFVPASASAREGEGWLIGTVFDVDAGCTRLTAFDARNVSAGPVATASLNGVAPLGLHGLFRAA; from the coding sequence ATGCAACGCCGATCCTTTCTTGCGGCCTTGGGCGCCGCACCCTTTGGTTTGACCTTGACCGACGTGATGGCCGCCACCCCCGACCCGTGGGCTGCCGGGTTTGCAGCAGCTCGCGCGCAAACTCCATGGCTTGCCGGTTACCAGGGTGTCGGCGCCGACATGCCGACCCGCGCGGCGAAGGTGGACGGCGTCTTCCCGCCTGCGTTGCGCGGTGCGTTCTACCGAAATGGCCCGGCACGGCACGAGATCGGCGGCGTGCGTTATCACCATCTCTTTGATGGCGACGGCCTGATCCAGCGCTACGACATCAGCGAGCAGGGCGTGACGCACCGCGGCGTGTTCGTGCGCACCGACAAGTTCGTCGCCGACACCACCGCCGGCCGGCCGTTGCGCGCGACGTTCGGCACCGCCAGCCCGGACATGGAGCCGGCAACCTCGCCGGACAGCATCAACGTTGCCAACACGAGCCTGGTGATGCACGGCGACGAGATGCTCGCGCTGTGGGAAGGCGGCTCGGCCACGCGTGTCGATCCGGATTCGCTGCGCACGCTGGGCGTGCAGACCTGGCGCGACGACTACAAGGGTATGCCGTTTTCCGCCCATCCCAAGGTCGAGCCGGACGGCACGCTGTGGAATTTTGGCGTGAGCAGCGCGGCCGGTCTGCTGACCGTGTACTGCGTGGGTGCAGACGGCGCACTCAAGCGCGTGGAGTCCATCAAGGTTCCGAACATGGCGATGGTGCACGACTTTGCCGTGACGCAGCGCCACCTGGTGTTTCTGCTGCCGCCGTTCGTGTACGACGTGGAGCGGTCGCACGCCGGCATGTCGTTTCTCGATTCCCATGTTTGGCGGCCGCAGCTGGGCATGCGCGTGCTGGTGCTCGACAAAGACGACGTCACGCGCATGCGCTGGCTGGAGTTGCCGGCAGGCTTCGTCTTCCACCTCGGCAATGCGTGGTCTTCGCCGGATGGGCAGGAGATCCACCTCGATTACATCCGCTCGGACGACGCCTCGGTCGTCACCACGTCGCTGCGTGAATTGATGCGCGGGCAGATTCGTCCATCGCCCGGTGCGCGCTACACGCAGGTGCAACTCAACTTGCGAACGGGTCGGGCTGAGCAGTTCAGCACCGCGCACGTGGCCGAATTCCCGAAGATCGACACGCGGCGCACCGCGCAGCGACATCGCGCATTGTTCATGGTGGCCCACACGGCGCCATCGTCGGATGGCGGCCCACAGGCGTTGCACAGCTTCGACACCGTCATGCGCGTCGATACGGAGTCAGGGCAGGCCGAGCAATACCGCTTCGGGCACTGCACGCTGGTGGAAGAACACGTGTTCGTGCCGGCATCGGCCAGCGCCCGTGAAGGCGAGGGTTGGCTGATCGGAACGGTATTCGATGTGGATGCCGGCTGTACGAGGCTGACGGCGTTCGATGCACGGAATGTTTCCGCTGGGCCTGTCGCCACGGCAAGCCTGAACGGCGTGGCGCCGCTCGGCCTGCATGGGTTGTTTCGCGCGGCTTGA